In one window of Branchiostoma lanceolatum isolate klBraLanc5 chromosome 15, klBraLanc5.hap2, whole genome shotgun sequence DNA:
- the LOC136420784 gene encoding zinc finger protein 773-like, giving the protein MDIPESVVCSHCNTRVYRQWLLDHVQQELLGETTCSPCSDLVQTLTDLLCALHLYGHLKTPVVNITCSRCCFKAGSVEKFVEHLQVRCEEDMFSRKTVAPVQDTATPAQDTAAPASHEQNSFKYRVSYKPNSAGKEKGEGGSCEEADGTSSQGQKMGDWDGQQFQQMMSTLLTDTSGNGRQKTSSVQDAGGHNKVTIDMASVCEDQEDETITEEMNYVTPKNQPFSSQSAEEKTSANQDDSIDCSDAKISKTKVNDDCDEDLAANRTKTKTKRVRKSRAKKQQLETLLKCHICGYSQQKKEGLESHMLESHGKVEYKCNNCNFIGKSLRNLRRHQLGHQRMHECKYCQFTTRWQKNLILHERRHTGEGMIKCDQCDYVTPKKDSLLRHQVKHSGEKPFVCAQCSKTFARKGDLKQHELRHAGIKTAMCHVCGDTFFKNYELVHHIQAKHDGLKLYKCDQCPFETAYFHSLVTHGRAYHTGERPYRCDFEGCNYGSANKSQLNVHRRKHTGEKPFKCTMCNYASADNAGLRKHVRKHSNLRPYKCNICDFDTKHSFLLRKHMESAHNVMTNCKIGRRQLASIVTSDADSIKNQVPMEVFNQDLKNIADHGTGQDVQQPTATSIGRQEKELANQGFF; this is encoded by the exons ATGGACATACCTGAGAGTGTGGTGTGTTCCCACTGTAACACACGTGTGTACAGACAGTGGTTACTGGATCATGTGCAACAGGAACTCCTGGGGGAGACCACGTGCAGCCCTTGTTCAGACCTGGTGCAGACGCTGACTGATTTGTTGTGCGCCCTGCACCTGTACGGACACCTGAAAACACCTGTTGTCAACATCACCTGCTCCAGGTGCTGCTTCAAAGCCGGCAGTGTGGAGAAGTTTGTGGAGCATCTTCAGGTGAGGTGTGAAGAGGACATGTTTTCTCGTAAGACTGTCGCACCTGTACAAGATACAGCTACACCTGCACAGGATACAGCTGCACCTGCATCACATGAGCAGAATAGCTTCAAATACAGAGTCAGCTATAAGCCAAACAGTGCTGGAAaagagaagggggaggggggcagctgtGAGGAGGCTGATGGTACCAGTTCACAGGGACAGAAGATGGGGGACTGGGACGGACAACAGTTTCAGCAGATGATGAGCACGTTGTTGACAGACACGTCGGGAAACGGACGCCAGAAAACCAGCTCCGTGCAGGACGCTGGCGGACACAACAAAGTGACGATAGACATGGCTTCCGTATGTGAAGACCAAGAGGACGAAACCATCACTGAAGAAATGAACTACGTTACACCTAAAAATCAACCTTTTTCTAGTCAAAGTGCGGAAGAGAAGACTTCAGCAAATCAAGACGACTCAATAGATTGTTCAGatgcaaaaatttcaaagacaaaagTAAACGATGACTGCGATGAAGACTTAGCAGCAAACAGAacaaaaactaaaactaaaagaGTCAGAAAATCAAGAGCAAAGAAGCAGCAACTTGAAACCCTCTTGAAGTGCCATATTTGTGGTTACTCCCAGCAGAAGAAGGAGGGCTTAGAGTCCCACATGTTGGAGAGCCATGGTAAAGTGGAGTACAAGTGTAACAACTGTAACTTCATCGGTAAAAGTCTGAGGAACCTTCGCAGACATCAGCTGGGACACCAGAGGATGCACGAATGCAA GTACTGTCAGTTCACAACTCGCTGGCAGAAGAACTTGATCTTGCATGAAAGACGTCACACAG GAGAAGgcatgataaaatgtgaccagtgtgactatgtCACTCCCAAGAAAGACAGCCTCCTTAGACATCAAGTCAAGCATTCAG GAGAGAAGCCGTTTGTGTGCGCACAGTGCAGTAAGACGTTCGCCCGCAAGGGGGACCTGAAGCAGCACGAGCTGAGGCACGCCGGGATCAAGACCGCCATGTGCCACGTGTGCGGGGACACGTTCTTCAAGAACTACGAGCTTGTTCACCACATCCAAGCGAAACACGACGGGCTGAAGCTGTACAAGTGCGACCAGTGTCCGTTTGAGACGGCGTACTTCCACTCACTGGTCACACACGGGAGGGCCTATCACACAG GAGAGAGGCCCTATAGGTGTGACTTTGAAGGCTGTAACTATGGCTCAGCCAACAAGTCACAACTCAACGTGCACAGGAGgaaacatacag GAGAAAAGCCATTCAAGTGTACCATGTGCAACTACGCTTCTGCTGACAACGCCGGACTACGCAAGCACGTTAGGAAACACTCCAACCTGCGCCCCTACAAGTGCAACATATGCGACTTCGACACCAAACACAGCTTCCTGCTCAGAAAACACATGGAGTCCGCACACAACGTCATGACGAACTGTAAGATCGGTCGGCGACAGCTAGCTTCGATAGTTACCTCGGACGCTGATTCTATTAAGAACCAAGTGCCGATGGAAGTTTTTAATCAGGATCTTAAGAATATCGCAGACCACGGGACTGGTCAAGATGTACAGCAACCAACTGCCACAAGTATTGGCAGGCAAGAGAAAGAACTTGCCAACCAGGGCTTTTTTTAG